In Apium graveolens cultivar Ventura chromosome 10, ASM990537v1, whole genome shotgun sequence, the following are encoded in one genomic region:
- the LOC141692572 gene encoding putative polygalacturonase — MTTGFGPVSKTSNIATLGFLILGLLTLQVVQCDIEFPAISCRKHIAFLTEFGGKGDGKTSNTAVFKNATAQLSKFGSDGGAMLVVPPGKWLTGSFNLTSNFTLFLQKGAVILGSQDISEYPLIEPLKSYGRGRDGPGGRYASLVFGTNLTDVVITGENGTIDGQGAYWWDKFHAKELEFTRPYLIEIMYSNRVQISNLTLLNSPSWVVHPVYSSDVIIQGLTIIAPVDSPNTDGIDPDSCTNIKIEDCFIVSGDDCIAVKSGWDEYGIAFGMPTNHLIIRRLTCISPDSAVIALGSEMSGGIKDVRAEDITAINSESGVRIKSAPGRGAYVKDIYVRRMTMNTMKYVFWMTGSYGSHPDEGYNPKALPQVNNINFRDIVAENVTMSADLAGIKEDHYTGICVSNVTISLSPKPKEVQWNCTDIGGVTSNVSPKPCGLLPDKHLESGCDFPTDVLPIDNVQFKTCKLASQQVSN; from the exons ATGACAACGGGGTTTGGTCCGGTCTCCAAAACCTCCAAC ATTGCGACACTGGGCTTTCTGATCCTGGGATTGCTTACTCTACAAGTGGTGCAATGTGACATAGAGTTCCCAGCAATAAGTTGTCGGAAACATATCGCGTTCTTGACGGAATTTGGAGGAAAAGGTGATGGGAAAACATCAAACACCGCGGTGTTCAAGAATGCGACTGCTCAACTGAGTAAATTTGGATCAGATGGCGGAGCAATGCTCGTCGTGCCACCAGGAAAATGGCTCACTGGTAGTTTTAATCTGACTAGTAATTTTACTCTTTTTCTCCAGAAAGGAGCGGTTATTCTTGGATCTCAG GATATATCAGAATATCCTCTGATTGAACCATTAAAATCGTATGGAAGAGGAAGAGATGGTCCAGGGGGGAGGTATGCTAGTCTTGTCTTTGGAACAAACCTCACTGATGTTGTCATAACAG GGGAAAATGGCACGATTGATGGCCAGGGTGCCTACTGGTGGGATAAATTCCATGCCAAAGAACTTGAATTCACCAGGCCTTATTTGATTGAAATAATGTACTCAAATCGAGTCCAGATTTCTAATCTCACGCTGCTCAATTCTCCCTCGTGGGTTGTCCATCCAGTTTATAGCAG TGATGTAATAATCCAAGGTTTAACCATTATTGCACCTGTTGACTCTCCTAATACAGATGGGATTGATCCAG ATTCTTGTACAAACATAAAGATTGAAGATTGTTTCATAGTCTCGGGCGATGACTGCATTGCAGTGAAAAGTGGTTGGGATGAATATGGAATCGCCTTTGGAATGCCAACAAATCATCTCATCATTAGACGGCTAACTTGCATATCCCCTGACAGTGCAGTCATTGCTCTTGGCAGTGAGATGTCCGGAGGTATCAAAGACGTAAGAGCTGAAGACATAACTGCCATCAATTCTGAATCAGGGGTGAGAATCAAATCAGCTCCCGGAAGAGGAGCTTATGTAAAAGACATATATGTGAGACGCATGACAATGAACACAATGAAGTATGTTTTCTGGATGACTGGTTCTTATGGATCGCACCCTGACGAGGGTTATAATCCAAAAGCACTTCCACAAGTAAATAACATAAATTTCAGAGATATTGTTGCTGAGAATGTCACAATGTCAGCAGATCTCGCAGGAATTAAAGAGGATCACTACACCGGAATTTGTGTTTCTAATGTGACCATCAGTCTATCTCCAAAACCAAAGGAGGTCCAATGGAACTGCACTGATATTGGCGGGGTAACAAGCAATGTGAGTCCTAAACCATGTGGCTTGCTGCCTGATAAGCATTTAGAATCAGGCTGTGATTTTCCTACCGATGTACTGCCTATCGACAACGTTCAGTTCAAGACTTGTAAACTGGCTTCCCAACAAGTTAGCAACTAG